One Rissa tridactyla isolate bRisTri1 chromosome 1, bRisTri1.patW.cur.20221130, whole genome shotgun sequence DNA segment encodes these proteins:
- the MAB21L3 gene encoding protein mab-21-like 3 isoform X1 translates to MKPFTDEDVEIYIQSKVERRHYLVSKAVEEVQKIIQQLTTEISYKATRFQAISNSGIHNENIKVLAPSQFLITVPLRGLTGYRECQVRHWRYYTVHGAKLLSSVRDPEELHQWLEVEQFSKSLQQWHETDVNIEGDLVPAKVLIVFRELVEKSIISCNLSSKVTVLESFSSVVRVAVETSESQVEVELVPAVEIPTCWPEKARWPRCLKRWPSQEKVQCIKSLGFDLLARSNYHWQLCFSRAEHILMEGLDEDGGCRMKCFRVMRQMKEDVWCAGNKPVITAYHLQTVLFWTCEKYPRTKDWRCFPEAFLRLVQKLHKCVSQHFLKHYFVKNTNLLKYANTSDLDLVASKLAVFLENPVFCLD, encoded by the exons ATGAAACCATTCACAGATGAAGATGTAGAAATCTACATCCAGAGCAAG GTGGAACGGCGACATTATCTGGTTTCCAAAGCAGTGGAGGAGGTGCAGAAAATCATCCAGCAACTGACCACAGAAATCAGCTATAAGGCCACACGATTCCAGGCTATCTCCAACTCTGGCATTCACAATGAGAATATTAAG GTCTTAGCgcccagccaattcctcatcacAGTCCCTCTGCGTGGCCTGACCGGGTACAGGGAATGCCAGGTACGGCACTGGCGTTATTACACCGTGCATGGAGCCAAGCTCCTCTCCTCCGTGCGGGACCCTGAGGAACTGCATCAATGGCTAGAGGTGGAGCAGTTCTCAAAAAGCCTTCAGCAGTGGCATGAAACAGATGTGAACATCGAAGGTGATCTGGTTCCAGCCAAAGTCCTTATCGTCTTCCGGGAGCTGGTGGAGAAGTCGATTATCTCCTGTAACCTCTCCA GTAAAGTGACGGTGCTGGAGAGCTTCAGCTCAGTGGTCCGGGTGGCTGTGGAGACATCAGAATCCCAGGTCGAGGTGGAGCTGGTCCCTGCAGTGGAGATTCCAACTTGCTGGCCCGAGAAAGCCCGATGGCCTCGTTGCCTTAAGCGTTGGCCTTCCCAGGAAAAAGTGCAATGCATCAAG TCACTTGGTTTCGACCTTTTGGCCCGCTCCAATTATCACTGGCAGCTGTGCTTCTCCCGTGCTGAGCATATACTCATGGAAGGCCTCGATGAAGACGGTGGTTGTCGCATGAAGTGCTTCAGGGTCATGAGGCAGATGAAGGAAGACGTCTGGTGTGCTGGAAATAAGCCTGTCATCACAGCTTATCACCTTCAG ACAGTGCTATTCTGGACGTGTGAAAAATACCCACGCACCAAGGATTGGCGCTGCTTCCCCGAAGCCTTCCTGAGGCTGGTGCAGAAGCTGCACAAGTGTGTAAGCCAGCACTTCCTCAAGCATTACTTTGTTAAGAACACCAATCTGCTCAAATATGCCAACACCAGTGACCTGGACTTGGTGGCCAGCAAGCTCGCTGTCTTCTTGGAGAACCCTGTCTTCTGCCTAGACTAA
- the MAB21L3 gene encoding protein mab-21-like 3 isoform X2, whose protein sequence is MLKASASLGCPGQDHKNEATFNIAELAISYTSWNLRLLINSLGLAGACGLHTVLAPSQFLITVPLRGLTGYRECQVRHWRYYTVHGAKLLSSVRDPEELHQWLEVEQFSKSLQQWHETDVNIEGDLVPAKVLIVFRELVEKSIISCNLSSKVTVLESFSSVVRVAVETSESQVEVELVPAVEIPTCWPEKARWPRCLKRWPSQEKVQCIKSLGFDLLARSNYHWQLCFSRAEHILMEGLDEDGGCRMKCFRVMRQMKEDVWCAGNKPVITAYHLQTVLFWTCEKYPRTKDWRCFPEAFLRLVQKLHKCVSQHFLKHYFVKNTNLLKYANTSDLDLVASKLAVFLENPVFCLD, encoded by the exons ATGCTCAAAGCTTCTGCCTCCCTGGGATGTCCTGGCCAGGATCACAAGAATGAGGCTACATTTAATATAGCAGAATTGGCCATAAGTTACACATCCTGGAATTTGAGGCTCTTGATCAATAGCCTGGGACTTGCTGGGGCCTGTGGTCTGCATACG GTCTTAGCgcccagccaattcctcatcacAGTCCCTCTGCGTGGCCTGACCGGGTACAGGGAATGCCAGGTACGGCACTGGCGTTATTACACCGTGCATGGAGCCAAGCTCCTCTCCTCCGTGCGGGACCCTGAGGAACTGCATCAATGGCTAGAGGTGGAGCAGTTCTCAAAAAGCCTTCAGCAGTGGCATGAAACAGATGTGAACATCGAAGGTGATCTGGTTCCAGCCAAAGTCCTTATCGTCTTCCGGGAGCTGGTGGAGAAGTCGATTATCTCCTGTAACCTCTCCA GTAAAGTGACGGTGCTGGAGAGCTTCAGCTCAGTGGTCCGGGTGGCTGTGGAGACATCAGAATCCCAGGTCGAGGTGGAGCTGGTCCCTGCAGTGGAGATTCCAACTTGCTGGCCCGAGAAAGCCCGATGGCCTCGTTGCCTTAAGCGTTGGCCTTCCCAGGAAAAAGTGCAATGCATCAAG TCACTTGGTTTCGACCTTTTGGCCCGCTCCAATTATCACTGGCAGCTGTGCTTCTCCCGTGCTGAGCATATACTCATGGAAGGCCTCGATGAAGACGGTGGTTGTCGCATGAAGTGCTTCAGGGTCATGAGGCAGATGAAGGAAGACGTCTGGTGTGCTGGAAATAAGCCTGTCATCACAGCTTATCACCTTCAG ACAGTGCTATTCTGGACGTGTGAAAAATACCCACGCACCAAGGATTGGCGCTGCTTCCCCGAAGCCTTCCTGAGGCTGGTGCAGAAGCTGCACAAGTGTGTAAGCCAGCACTTCCTCAAGCATTACTTTGTTAAGAACACCAATCTGCTCAAATATGCCAACACCAGTGACCTGGACTTGGTGGCCAGCAAGCTCGCTGTCTTCTTGGAGAACCCTGTCTTCTGCCTAGACTAA